The following coding sequences are from one Achromobacter sp. B7 window:
- a CDS encoding 3-oxoacid CoA-transferase subunit B yields MEYEKLNRRQIARLVAQDIPDGAYVNLGIGIPTLVSAFLPADRDVILHTENGIVGMGPGDPDAPLDLDLINASKEAVTLLPGASITDHVVSFAMMRGGHLDLTVLGAFQVSARGDLANWDTGAPGTIPAVGGAMDLVAGARQVYITMDHVTKDGRPKIVRECTYPLTGAGVVDRIYSDLAIIDVLPDGMRVIAMVAGLRFDALQDLTDCPLTLAGDWRVLSPE; encoded by the coding sequence ATGGAATATGAAAAGCTGAATCGACGCCAGATTGCACGCCTGGTGGCCCAGGACATTCCGGATGGCGCCTATGTGAACCTGGGCATCGGCATACCGACGCTGGTATCGGCCTTTTTACCGGCCGACCGCGATGTCATCCTGCACACCGAAAACGGCATCGTCGGCATGGGGCCGGGCGATCCCGACGCGCCGCTGGACCTGGACCTGATCAACGCCAGCAAAGAAGCGGTCACCTTGTTGCCGGGTGCATCCATTACCGACCACGTGGTGTCGTTCGCCATGATGCGCGGCGGCCATCTGGACCTGACGGTGCTGGGCGCATTCCAGGTGTCCGCGCGCGGCGACCTGGCCAACTGGGACACCGGTGCGCCGGGCACGATTCCGGCCGTGGGCGGCGCGATGGACCTGGTGGCCGGCGCGCGCCAGGTCTACATCACGATGGACCACGTGACCAAGGATGGGCGGCCCAAGATCGTGCGCGAATGCACTTATCCACTGACTGGCGCGGGCGTGGTCGACCGCATCTATTCTGATCTGGCCATCATCGATGTGCTGCCGGATGGCATGCGAGTGATCGCGATGGTGGCGGGGCTGCGGTTTGACGCCTTGCAGGACCTGACGGATTGCCCGCTGACGCTGGCGGGCGATTGGCGGGTGTTGTCGCCTGAATAG
- a CDS encoding 3-oxoacid CoA-transferase subunit A, translating into MLEKTVDTLAAAVAGVQDGAVILIGGFGASGVPTELVCALLDQGARDLTIVNNNAGNGERGLSQLVRAGRVRKMVCSFARSSDRKNPNAAAFAEAYHAGKIELECVPQGTMAERMRAAGAGLGPFFTPTAFGTPLAKGKETRVIDGVGYVLEAPLKGDFAFVKARTADRWGNLVYRYAGRNFAPVMCMAATTTVAQVDSIVDLGAIPPEHVMTPGIFVKRVVQVERDHGI; encoded by the coding sequence ATGCTGGAAAAAACAGTCGATACGCTGGCCGCCGCGGTGGCCGGCGTGCAAGACGGCGCGGTGATTCTGATCGGCGGCTTTGGCGCCTCGGGCGTACCGACCGAACTGGTTTGCGCGCTGCTTGACCAAGGCGCGCGCGACCTGACCATCGTCAATAACAACGCCGGCAATGGCGAACGTGGCCTGAGCCAATTGGTGCGAGCCGGCCGGGTGCGCAAGATGGTCTGCTCGTTTGCGCGTTCGTCGGATCGCAAGAACCCAAACGCCGCCGCCTTCGCCGAGGCCTATCACGCGGGAAAAATCGAGCTGGAATGCGTGCCGCAGGGCACGATGGCCGAGCGCATGCGCGCGGCGGGCGCGGGGCTGGGGCCGTTTTTCACGCCGACCGCCTTTGGCACGCCCTTGGCGAAAGGCAAGGAGACGCGCGTGATAGACGGCGTTGGGTACGTGCTGGAAGCCCCGTTGAAGGGCGACTTTGCTTTCGTCAAAGCTCGCACGGCAGACCGCTGGGGCAATTTGGTGTACCGCTATGCCGGGCGCAATTTCGCGCCGGTCATGTGCATGGCGGCCACCACCACGGTGGCGCAGGTGGACAGCATCGTGGACCTGGGCGCCATCCCGCCCGAACACGTCATGACGCCGGGAATTTTCGTTAAACGAGTGGTGCAAGTGGAGCGCGATCATGGAATATGA
- a CDS encoding thiolase: MTLESLRGRVAIAGVGHAGLGEVHGHTEMEVLAQAASRAVADAGLTMKDIDGLATCSSSATMWSMPVAEYLGLRPRYIEATMLGGSSFVSHLLPSVMALASGQCNAVLVCYGSTQKTATFGRKEGIKARTLLDPQPFEHPYSPLQPVTSYALAAARHMHQYGTTREQLAEVAVAARAWAALNPEAAMRDPLSIEDVLRSRPVSDPLTVRDCCLVSDGGGAYVMVRADRARQLRQPPVYVLGSATAVWNRQISSMEDLTVTAAAESGKRALAMAGLNVADVDVAELYDAFTINTLLFLEDLGFCKKGEGGAFVQGGGIAPGGRLPVNTNGGGLSCVHPGMYGIFLVIEAVRQLRAQAGERQVAGADIALVHGNGGTLSSQSTAILGGPSAR; encoded by the coding sequence ATGACGCTGGAATCACTGCGCGGCCGGGTCGCCATTGCCGGGGTCGGGCACGCGGGCCTGGGCGAAGTGCACGGCCACACCGAAATGGAAGTGCTGGCCCAAGCCGCGTCGCGGGCAGTGGCCGATGCCGGGCTGACCATGAAGGATATCGACGGGCTGGCCACATGCAGTTCATCGGCCACGATGTGGAGCATGCCCGTTGCCGAATACCTGGGCCTGCGTCCTCGGTATATCGAAGCGACGATGCTGGGCGGGTCCAGCTTTGTCTCGCACCTGCTGCCCTCGGTGATGGCATTGGCGTCGGGGCAATGCAATGCGGTGCTGGTCTGCTATGGCAGCACGCAAAAGACCGCCACGTTCGGCCGCAAGGAAGGCATCAAGGCGCGTACGTTGCTGGACCCCCAACCATTCGAACATCCGTATTCGCCGCTACAGCCCGTGACGTCCTACGCGTTGGCCGCCGCCCGCCACATGCATCAATACGGCACAACCCGCGAACAGCTGGCCGAAGTGGCCGTCGCGGCGCGCGCTTGGGCGGCGCTGAACCCCGAGGCCGCGATGCGCGACCCCTTATCGATCGAGGACGTGCTGCGTTCGCGCCCGGTCTCGGATCCATTGACGGTGCGCGACTGCTGCCTGGTCAGCGACGGTGGCGGCGCCTACGTGATGGTGCGCGCCGACCGAGCCCGCCAGCTGCGGCAGCCTCCCGTGTACGTGCTGGGCAGCGCCACGGCGGTGTGGAACCGCCAGATATCGTCCATGGAAGACCTGACCGTGACGGCGGCGGCGGAATCCGGCAAGCGCGCGCTGGCCATGGCTGGTTTGAACGTGGCGGACGTGGACGTGGCCGAGCTTTATGACGCCTTCACGATCAACACGCTGCTGTTCCTGGAAGACCTGGGCTTTTGCAAAAAGGGCGAAGGCGGCGCCTTTGTTCAGGGCGGCGGCATTGCGCCCGGTGGGCGTCTGCCGGTGAACACGAACGGCGGCGGCTTGTCGTGCGTGCATCCCGGCATGTACGGCATTTTCCTGGTGATAGAAGCCGTGCGTCAGCTGCGGGCTCAGGCGGGCGAACGACAGGTGGCGGGCGCGGATATTGCGCTGGTACACGGCAACGGCGGCACCTTGTCCAGCCAGTCCACCGCCATCCTGGGCGGCCCGTCCGCGCGCTGA
- a CDS encoding Zn-ribbon domain-containing OB-fold protein yields the protein MHTEQAEALSRGPQEQYFAALAKGRFQIQRCAACERHQFFPRTLCVQCGATDLAWIEPAGTGTVYSFSIVRRKPEAGGDYNVALIDLDEGARMMSRVDGVPLERLRIGMPVKARVLLDAAQPLVVFEPVEAA from the coding sequence ATGCATACGGAACAAGCCGAGGCCTTGTCGCGGGGGCCACAGGAACAGTACTTTGCCGCGTTGGCCAAAGGCCGTTTTCAAATTCAGCGCTGCGCGGCATGCGAACGGCATCAGTTCTTTCCCCGCACGCTTTGCGTGCAGTGCGGCGCGACCGACCTGGCGTGGATCGAGCCCGCAGGCACCGGCACGGTCTATTCGTTCAGCATCGTGCGGCGCAAGCCGGAAGCGGGCGGCGACTACAACGTGGCGCTGATCGATCTGGACGAGGGCGCGCGCATGATGAGCCGGGTGGACGGCGTGCCGTTGGAACGGCTGCGGATCGGCATGCCGGTCAAGGCGCGGGTGTTGTTGGATGCGGCCCAGCCGCTGGTGGTGTTCGAGCCCGTGGAGGCCGCATGA